In Theileria equi strain WA chromosome 3, complete sequence, the genomic window TAGCCTCATTAGCAGCTAGTTGTCTTTACCTGGCTTGTAATCTATTTTTCTTTTGACTCTGCTATAGTTTTGTTTATTCGGTGATATAACTCTCTTTTTATGGCTATGttttggagaatctttgtATATGGCCCTGTTGGATCGTGAAACCAAAATTTCACGATCATCCAAAACTAGGGTAGACAAAAGCAAAGCGTCCATCGCAGTTCTTTCATCACAAAATTCAACAAAACCATAGCCTCTTGATTTACCCATCCTGTCCAAACATATTTGTACAGCCTTAACGGGCCCGCAACTTTTGGTAAAAAAAGATGAAAGTTCATCCTCGGTGGTTTTGTATGAGAGATTTGTAATGTACACTGTTCTTGATGTTTTATCTTTAGATAAAGTTGTTGGCATTTTCTTCTCAATTTTTCTAACCCGTTCGCTCGTTTTATTAATCATTGGAATTGATGGTGTTACTTGAAACTTTACATCTTCGAGTTCACAATCTAATGGCCACCCTATCTCGTTTATCAACTTCTGGATAACTTCCCTTGCAGCATCCTCACGATCAAATTCTACATAGCAATATCCAACACTAAAATTTCTCTTTTCAATCGGCTTACAGGCTTCGGTGCCATCGGTACTTGCTCCTTTTCCTTCCAAAGTTACAGGCCTGCAATCTTTATCCACGTTATTTGAGTCTACCCTCCTATTGCCAGCACTATTTGAATTTTCAGTGCAAAATCTGATTTCTGAAGGAACAAATCCGATGTTTGAAAAAAAATTTTCCAAGAGTATAGAGATGGAATCCTTAGTAATTATATGCTTAGACGTTATGTTTTTAACAAACACAACTCTTTCTTCAAATAGTGGTTTTGTAGGTTTTGAAAATTCACATCGGAATGTGCCTCCAGATATTCTACGCCCAACTGCCTTCTCTAGTGCATTTTTAGCGTATTCATGGCTTTCAAACTCGACATAGCAAGAGCCACCCCTTCGTAACATACGAACCTGCTTAAAACCAGGAAACTCAGAAAAAAATGCTAAAACATTTTGTTCACCAACTTTATAGCTTAATTTGGAAACCCAAAGAGTGCAAACTTCCTCTTTCCTATTTACCCATGCCAAAATAGATTCTTTGTCTTTGGAAAGAAGGAAATGCCCTTTGTTTTCTAAAGGTGGTAATAGAGGATAATTACTATCTGCTGTTTGTGGATGCATATGATCCTGGGAGCACAGAGAGTCACTATACTCTGTGGTATTTACTAATGTTCCAGGTGCCTCCAGAGTGAATGGGGTATGGATAATCGATTCTGAAAGATGTAATAATGGTGATTGTAGGTTTATAGGTGGTACGGATGGCATACCGTCGAACTTACAATATTTAAGATCTGGTGAAAAATCAGGTGTAGAACATGAGCCACAGTTGCTAACTCTAGAGGAAGAAAGCCTAGAAAGAACAGGAGATGATGGTGGTGGCATTGGGGCATTTGGAGGCACTGCTGGCGCTATTGAAGGATCCGCACTTTCACACCCATCCCAAGTGGCTCTGGTCACCATTTCCAAATCCTTAAGTGTtaattttggagattttatCTTTGTAGAACAGTCATAAGATATACTAAAGTTCTGTTTTCTGAGTAAATTGGAATAACTCCCACTATCAGATGAAGTTTCAGAAAAAGTTTCTAGTTTCCTTCGTCTTCTGTCACGCCTCAAAATAATATTATTCAGACTTAAAGTGGTGCTTGTACGGGGTTCTGCATTATTATGTGTTGAAACTGTCATATGCGCTCTTTTTATGTCCTCTACTACTCCGGATGTTTGTACATAATCGATATATTCTTCAGCCAACTCGTTTGCAGAAACTATAGAGAGGGCGGTCTCATATAACCATACAATTAATGTATGTACTGTACATGGTTCTGGAATATCCAATTTAATATTTGTTGTAGAACAAAGACCAGTATAAATCTTATTAATTATGTCACTAATGTCAGATATGTGCTTATCCAAGCTCTTAACGCCATCTATTAAATATAGCCAACATAAAGGGTCATCTTTGTACCTCGTcaaaaatctggaaatgacATTCACATACtctgaggatgaatgcTTGACCAACAATTTAAGTTCATACTTGCTCCAGTAGGAAAGTATACGATACACACCTCTAGATTCTAGCTGTTTGTCCGAACTTTTTGACAATAACTCCTCTCCACTAGATAGTATATTTCTAAACTCTGAAATAGAGCCGGGGTTTGTGCGTCTTATACAATCCGCTGCAGTGATATGTAAAGTTATTAAATTGCTAAGATCAGAAACAGCTGTCTTTGATGCGTTGAAAAGAGATATTAAATCACTTATCCTTGGTGATTTAGTAGCCATCACAAGCATATAATTTACCCAAATACTTACGGATTTAGGCATGTGCCTAGATGCTCTTTCATATATCAATAGAGATCTTGAATGACTGGTGCGAAGTGCATAATTTGCATAATTAATCCACAGATCATCGCGTTCGTAACCCAAATCATCCAAAGCACGCTGATATACCATCATTATTTTTCCATAATCACCACATTTCAGCTCAAACTCAATGTAGTCATTCCACAGTGAATTCATGTTATTAGTATTCATAACTTCATGGAATTCTgattgtatttttaattCAAAAGATTTCCTTTGTTCCCAGGCATCAAATCCTATTTTATGTTGTTTTTTCCCGAATTCTGTGTCCTTTTGATATTCTGAGGGTAATTCTTCTTCCCACACGAGATATTCATCCAATAAATCCGATAAGCCGGCCAAGGGTAACTCCAATTGGCGATAAAATAAACTACGTATGCGATCTAATTGTGAGCAGTATGCTTCATTTTGCACTTTGGGCAACAATTCTTGTTCAAATCTACGGTAGTATGACCATATTTGTGGTCCGTCTAATGTGTGCAGACCATAAGCCTCCAAGCTGGACTCGAAAAGACTCCTTAAATTAGCATAATCTGCCGATTTACGGCACTTTTCACGCTCATAACGCAAATATGAGAGCCATATTTCGACAGACGGTTCATTATCTAGAGCAGTCTTATATAAATTAACAATATTTTCGTCGTCATCAGATTCCTCCTTCCTGTCTTCAATGAAAGAAATCCAAAACTGATCGTCCACAACACAATGTTTAAAGCACTCGATCCTGAAATGGTTAAGCAGATCCTTACGGTTATCAAGTGATGATAGGTAAATTGCTTGCTTGTAAAGTTCGTAATTCCAAGGGTTCTGTTCAatctttctttttatttcatcaatGTCTTCTGTGGACAGAGAATGATTTTCATTTAGATTACCAAATCTGGAATCCAACATATCTTTACACCTCCATTATAACTCAGAACGCTCTACAGGAACGGTGGTAACAGGAAATGCACATACCGTGCCAACGACTGTATTAAATATACACACATTAACTGTCATAAATTTTTAGAATACAAAAAAAAAAATCTGAGTGCCCGCAACTTGCAATCAAAATTGGAACCCGCCTTCAGGAACGTAAGAACCAAATTGGATATCAGAACGTTCAAAGTCTTCATCAAAGTCACGATCTTCTGGGAAAAAGCGgttcaaaatatttccCGCCTTTTTGTATATAGCAGCAACTTTGCTATCTTGCAACACATCTAACATTCGCACGGCATCAACCTAAAGAGATTTGTAGACGGCCAATACAGAAATATTATATATGTAGATTATTTGAACTCTCTAAACTTACCTCTCTTACAATTGTGGCATATGGATTTCTGGGTAATTCCTTGGTTTCCATTATATGTTGACCTAGTGTTAGAATGTTATCTAAGGCTCTGAGAGCTACACCGATTAGCTTTGTATCTGTGGTTGAAAGGATCTTACAAATGTGTTTAATACAGCCCCTAGATGCTAAGTTCTCTGCTTGCTTCATATCACCTCCAGAAGCGGCATTACATATGGCCCAACTCGCCTCCCTTTGGATATCAAAATCGTCACCATCCATTAATTCCAATAGTTTCTCAACAACATCTGATTGCAAAAAGGCTTCAATCTGATCCCTTGTACCAGCAGCTATATTGGATAATGTCCAACAAGCTTCCTTTTTTATTGTCTTCTTTTCAGAAAAAAGTAATTTATAAAGAATTGGAATACAACCGTAATCTACAATAACTTGCGTTTGCGCATCATTGCCAGTTGCGATATTTCCAACTGTACGCAGAGAAGGTGTCTGGACAGCAGGGATGACATGATCCATAAGTTGGATTAGTCTTGGACATGCTCCAGAATCAATCACAGACTGAATGTGTTCCTCTGATCCGTCCGAAATATATGAGAATGCCCAGCATGCGTCAGTAAGTAcctgaaatatttttatgAGATATATGGTAATACCTCAGTGTCCGGATGTTCTATAAGCCTTGAAATATATGGAATCACCGGTCTGACTTCCTCGAAAAGTGGCTTAGGTTTCCCTCTACACAAGTTAGAGATGGTCCATGTAGCATTACGAATAACACTTTCTCTTTGTGAATTTGATAGAAGAAACAAGAGAGGTTTCAAGGCACCATGCCCCAAAACCAAATCCCTGCATTCCGCCGAATCTCCTGCTATATTCCCCAAGGCCCATATCGCCTGCTCACGAACCTCCTCTTGAGACGATTCCAGCAATGCTATCAGCTTAGGTACAGCTCTAGATATTTATTTGTTATAACTTTGAGTTATTTTATGTAAAGAATACACGTGCCTAAAGATGAAAACTAACCCATGGTCCGTTGTAATCTTGGTCTGTTGATGTGTACCAGATGCTATATTCGTAATAGCCCAAGCAGCTTCAAACTGGAGTTCAGGCGCATCGTTCCTTGTTAGAAACTCTATAAATATTGGTACAACACCGGAATTGACAACTTGTTCAATAGGTGGATCAAATTCCAGAGACAAAATTTTCCGAAATTGTTTTGTACACGCCAATtgtttattataatctGACGATCTCAACCCATTTGCGTAGTGTTCTAACTCTGAAGGAGACCAATTCAAATTGCTGGTCAGAGAATCTTCATTGTTTCCTCTTAAACCATTACCGATATCAATATTTTGTGGTACATTTCCAATTTCAACAGGGTTAGAGGCTGTACCTTGAGAACGACgtttttgcaaatttataTCGCGAATTTGTTTCCTGATTTGGGACTGGATATCCTCCCTTTTGCGACGAGGGTCgtcaaatatttttttatattctttcTTGCGTTCCTCACTTCTAAACATCGTTTTTACGTGTATATATTGTATAAATATATCATATGATGCACTTGTGTTTTTTGTGAGATCTATAGAAACGTATTAAATAATATATGCGTTCCCACAACCATCATCTATAGGGTCAACAAACCCAGGAACCATACCCCTTGGCAAACAAACATGTGGGCTACACATGTTTAGGGATAGCTCTACACTAAACCCTAGACGATGAAAACAGAGTAATCACGAATAGAGACACAAAAGAATATTACATATGTACGTTAAGGTGTCTATCAAGTTATCTCATGACCCAAAACTACCTAAAATAACTAATGTAAGGGGTGACAAGTGAAAACATACTTCTTGGAACCTTTTCCGGAGGCCTTACGCTTAGAAGCTGGTTGCtcatcttcagattcttcttcctcttcttcgtcatcctcatcttcctcagaGCTAGACAAGAAAGAATTGTCCTCTGGCTCGAAGTAGCCAATGATGTGGACTTCGTTCGCTCCACCCTTGGTGGTCAATTTCAAGCCACCCATAGTTGAGAAGAAGACATCAACAGTGGCCTGAGAATAAGTGTTAAGATATTCAACTAGAACAAATCAAGATAATATATCGACAGTGAGCATGGAATCTTGGCAGAGTCCACGTAAATACGGTTATTGATACAAAATTGGCTCTATGTAAATACTTACATGTTCATGAACGTCCTTTTGGAGTGAGCATACGTTGTACACCTTATCACCGTCAACCAATTGAACATAGGTTTTCTCGTCACTTTTTGGCTCGTTGAGGCATACTTGAGAGAGGTGAACAATATTGGCCaactcattctttgggGTAACACTGTTACCAGGAGCGATTACAGCACCTACAGAAGTCGTTAAGACAAAAATAATGGGAAATCGTTATCATGCAATGAATGGTAATCGAAAACCTACCGAACAACATCTTGATCGCTTTGGGTGGGTGAACCGTGACGGTAAATGACTAAGAATCTAGGAATAATGACGTGGTATTGTTTAAACAAAAGTTAGTTTTGAGAAAACTGATTGTTTTTAACCGAATGCCGGTTTATGCGAGTTATTGGGTAGGCCAATAATGGTATATTTGACATCTCTATGGGGAAGACGGCTGCGGAATTTTGAGATTCTACTATGAATGTGACGAAATAAGACGAGTATGCCAGAAGTACAGCGGGATCAAGAGTTTTACCGACAAAAACGCCAGAAACGTTGCGGAATATTCTGCATTTATCCCAAAAATCCGAAGGCGGGCGGTACTGAAGCTGCAGCAGCAGTTCCTCCCGGGAAGGTGACCAATAGCTGATCTTATCCAATTGAATCTGGAATGTTTCTGTTAAAATAAACTTGAGTAAACACATAAGTATCCAATCATACAGTATTAAACAAGTTTTATGGCCTCTGGCATGTCTAGCAAATCTCCGTAGAAGTAAATAGCCCATGAGATAGCGACGAATCCTATTGTCCTCAGGTACATCCTTGCGTTCTCGGATACCAATGGTTCCTTGACGTGGTCCATTCCCGGAAAGTGCATATTTCTCGCCTATTTATCTTTTATAACGCTCACATGTTACTGTTCAGTGAATATTGGCGTATGCACTAACAGAAATTGAAGTAGTAGTAAATGATACGATAATTTTTATAACTAATGAGGATTTGAAGCTTACCTGGTGTAGGAACGGAAATGAAGGTTATGCTACTGTGATTATAATTAAAATAAAGTGATATTTTACAAGTAAAATTTACGAATATTTCCTGTTCGTGCAACAACTAAGCTATTACTCCCCATTACAATCGGTTGGTTGTCTTCACAGTTCCATTACTGGTTGATAAATTGCACACATGTTTACGAAGGATATTTGATTTCTATTCTATAGGTATATAAAATACGATGTGAATAGTATCTCGAATATGCTAGGTAGTAATGTTGTTTTTAACAAGCATATATAAACATTGGCATTACAAAACATGGCAACGGTATACAGCTGGATACTTGAGAACTTGTAAGATATAGTATAAATATAACATCCAAATACCACTCAGTTATGAAGAATCGTCTGCCTAACAATGAACTGATAGGTTATGTTATAAACGACAAGCACCCTAAATCTATTCGTGTTGCTTGCGATAGGTACAATCACATACTatgtaaaattttcacTTGTATATAGGTATATGTATGTGGTCCGCTACAAAAAAGTCTTTAGAATGACAAAAAAAGTGTGGGCCCATGACGAACACAAGGAAGCAAAGCTAGGTGATATCGTCAGGATACAGCCTTTAGGTTATCGCATAGGACCTTGGAAGACTTATGTTCTCTCCAGGATACTGAATAAGCAAGATCCACATCTGCAATGTTGAAAGTTCTCTTTATTAATAAATAAGCAAGTATGTCAACTTCAAGTCTTTATTTGGGGCCTTTTGCTGACCTCTTGGCAATTCCAGAACTCAAAAGGTGTTTGTGGAAGTTTGAGAGGCCGTTATTGCTGTGGATCGCATCAAATTGGTTTTGCTTTTGTTGTTCCAATTCAAACTGTTTTCTCTCTTCTAGCTTCTTCCTGTAGGCACCTGTAACGAATACTTCAGCAATAGCTCCGTTAGTTGCCAGTTCATCTTCTAGAAGTTTTTTATCTAATGCTATTTCGCGTTCGATTTGGCGCTTCCTCGCTCTATCGAGTATCTTCGCCATATACTGAGGTTCCTTAGTCCTCTGCTTATTCTTTACATCGTTATCATTATTTTCGTTAGTATCTTTAATCTTATCCGGAGAATATCCTAAATATGTGAACTTTGTAGCTTCCTTTTCAACGGTGTCTTCGTCTACATATTCATCGTATAGGTATAATGATGGATCTAACTCTTTATCGACATTTTTCAGATACTTAGTGCTTCTATCAGAATAGTATTTACCTTCTATTTCATCCAATTTCAGTCTTTTAgtattaaaatttttttGGTGTGATTCTATACGAACAGTCGGTTCAATGCGATCATCGGTAGTGGAGGAGTTATCAAATGCTAGGTTTAGCAGATTTCTGTcaacattcttggtaatATTTGGCTTTAAAATAGTTTTGTTTGTGACCTTTAGAGCATTTTTTTTTGGTTTAGTGTCGATATCTTTattaccattctttataACAATCTTCATTTCAAATTTTATTTATCTAATAAGTGCCATGTTTATTAATACAGTTTAGGTCATATAATACATTGAATAGTATACACAGACTGTATAAATTTGTAGCGAGTCCCAACAAATATTGACTTATTCAATATATTGTATATGTACATTTATCGGAAAGCATCTTGGTTATATATTAAAgttaaaatatcaaaatggatgatgaagaaggaagGTTGTTTCGATGCAGAAGAACTTGCTGTGAAATGTTAGAAGATCGCGGTTATTTCATTCCAAGCCAAGAAAAATTAGAAACTTTTGCAGAATTTAAGGCAAGATACGAGTCATATGATAGAACGTAAGTCAAAATATCACTTAAATACAACATAAATGCCAATGATACATATAATCCATATACAGACGCTCGAAAATGCTTTTGGTGGCTTCACAAAAGACGGCCTCAGAAAATAAAGTTTTAGTTTTCTTTGCGGATGAAACTAAAAAAACTGGTGTGAAGCCAATTAGAGAGTTAGTTCAAACATTCATGTTGATGTTTCTAATCGTTAAATCTAGGCTAACTGAACGTATGGAAGATCATGATATTCATAGAGCAATTCTAGTAACACAAAATGTTCTTACCTCCTTCGCAAAGGATGTTAGTTTTTTGCTATTACCCATATACCCACTTCTAAACTCTTTATAAATACGTGTTTAGGCTATAATGGAAGCGTCGCCTAGAAATATAATAGAGAATTTTATGGAAACAGAACTACTTGTCAATATAACTAGGCATGAGTTGGTCCCTAAACATGTACCGTTGacaatggaagaaaagcAAAACCTATTGCAGAGATACAAGGTATGCATAATCATAAGTATACAGACAGTGGTATTAGGTCAAAGAAAACCAAATTCCAAGAATACAATCTGCTGATCCCGTAGCCAGATATTTTGGCCTATCAAAAGGGCAAGTTGTAAAAATCATCAGACCGAGTGAAACTGCGGGAAGATATGTGACCTTCAGATTGGTCGTCTAATATCGTAAATCGTATAGATGTAAACTcgtaaaatataaagtcATTCTAAGCACATTCATAATTTAGTTATGatacatttaaaacatttgCGATACCATCCTTAGAAGCTGTACAAAGGGTGTTTCCTGTCTTATCGAATGAAGCATCTATTATGTTCGAATAATGTTTATTTATAACACCTTTAAGTGACAGCGACCGAGTCTCGTATATGCGAACAATTCTATCCCAGCATCCAGCAGCAAAAATAGTACCATCATTCCTAATATCCAAAGATGAGATACCGGGTGAATTCTCTGGGTCTCTTGGTATACTTGATTTTATATGACGTATACCATCCTGATGAGTAACATGATACATATGTATCAACCCTCCAGTGTCACCTATCAAAACAACATCTTTCCATGTAGAAAGGGCGGGTATTGCCTCAAACGTATCCATATAGTGAACTGGAAGTGCGGGTTCTTTTAAGTTTCTTAAATCGTGGATAACTATTGATGCTGATTCATAAGTTGAAAGTATATATGAGCTTCCGAGCGCAGAGAATTGTTTGCATGTGTGCAACATTCCTATTTCACTTTTTTTAGGAGTCTGAATTACAGGAGGGTTGATTGTGTGAATTACATTTGAGTTTATTCCTCCTACATAACACCTATTATTTAGTCATATACATACCACATTCTATTCTTAAATCAAACACTTTAATATTCTTCTCACACGGCACTATTATACACGGAGTAGTTGAGGATCCGTAGTTAAGTAAGCTTATCCTGGCAAAGGACGTTGTTATTGCATCTACCAAATGGTGTATCTTACAGGATTTTAGATCCAGTATAGATATATCTCCTCTACTCTGAAGCAATATGCTACTGTATTCGGAGGTTGTGCCTATATTTCAATAATGTGGCCATGAGCAAATTTACCTACACGATAAGGTAAGACAAAATCCAATGGTTTTTCTATATTATGCGATAAGATAGGGTTTGAAGTTTCAATATCCCATTGAAATAGAGCGCCAGTTACAGAAGATGTTAAAACGTGGGTGTTATAACATCTGGCCGATGTAAAGCCATCTATACTTCTAATGGATACTATACTCTCAATATTCATTACTATACCTAAAAATATGATATATTCACGTAAAAGATATACTTTTTCCCCAAACTTTCTGCGATACAGGGGTGAATGTGTAAAATTGTCTAACAAGGTGAATGGATACCGAAATCTCAGGAGTAGCGGAAAATTTTAGATGAAGTGTATATCATACCCATATACTGTAAATTAAATGGTATAGTTCTATATCACGAAAGTTGGAAGAGTAAAGAGTTTGCCTAGGATGTGATAAATGCATAACATACGAGGGAAAATAGACTGGGGAAGATGGGTAGCTTTACATATTCTCACATGCAAATTAAATACTAGTACACGTTATAAAGACTTCATTACTATGGAATTATTGTACTGATGTGGAACACTGGATATTAACGATGCCCCAACATGAAACGTTTACTAAGTGACCGAACAGGGGCAGTCTTAGCATTTTATCTGTGCATTGTTTAAAATACTCTTTAAATTATTATAACTCATAATTTTGAGGGTTATTTCATAAGTATCTACATGACCCTGTTCTTCGGGTTGTAGATAAAGTAATTATGCGACAGAAAGATACGTCTGGCATAAGGTTCTGGGAAGATGAGTAGGATTTACTCTATTTTGTCATTTAGAAGGCAATTTGCCAGTACATTGCACCATgagatgaagaaatcaTCCGGAATGCCAGCTGCAAGTGAAAGACCATTATACAGAAATGCATTCGATAGAGCTGATAATCCTAAGTTATGGTTAAAGGATACTACGAAGTACAATCATCCAGAACCGGTAAAAACTCTAGGTGATTTGCTAGTGCCTCATGGACATGGCCATTTATTCGGCAACAGCGGCTCTACACGCTATGCGCATTATGTTAATGTATGGGAACCGACGTTCCCTAAAACTCCAGATCTGTCAAAAGGTGAGCTCATTTCAGGTGCGAACTTCACAAGAACAAGCGGATGGCATTTTCCTGGGGAACCAGCAATAGTATCTGTTGGTAAACTAGGACCTGCTAACCAACGAGCAGTAGGATATGCTGAAAATGCAGCTGTTCCCGAGTCTATAAGCCCGGACGCTTTTCCAGATTTCAGGGAGTATAGAATTCCAAATGGTGCCGACAGGAGGGCTACCATCTATCTGATGACCGCCACTGTATTTTTCTTTATTATGGCGTTTGCAAGAACACTTGTTTGCAAACTTATCCACTATTTCTGGTTGTCCAGAGATGTAGCCGCTAGTGGAGCGCTTGAAGTTAATGTGGGTCAGATGCTACCTGGTGACCAGGTTACGGTAAAATGGAGGTCAAAGCCAGTTTTTATTAGAAGGCGCACACCCGAAGATATAGCCAGAGCTAAGAAAGATGACGAGCTACTTGACAGCATGAGGGATCCAGAATTGGATGAAGATAGAAACAAGAATCCTGAATGGCTAATAAATATCGGAATATGTACACATTTGGGATGTATTCCAACCAAAGGAGGCAACTATGGAGGGTTTTTCTGTCCATGCCACGGATCACACTATGATGGATCTGGTATGTTTTTATTAACTTGTATAATATTATATGTAGGACGTATCAGACAGGGCCCTGCACCAGCAAATTTGGAGGTGCCTCCCTACAGGTTCATAGACGACAATACCATCCGTTTGGGATAAATAATACCCTATAGTATCACTTTACTCATAATCAGCGTTTAAAATAAGTTGTTGGATAAGTTAAAATTTGCAGAGCAGCCAAGATTGTAATGTCTAGATAATGGATATATGAATATTCTAGAAATTCGATGACTGCATTTTAACAGCTGGTACAACAATCTAGTAGTGTTTTAGTGTGTAAAACTGTTAATTCaacaaaaatttgaagTTCTCTGGGAAGTTTTCTCCAGCCACAGTAACAAACTTATCACCTTCCttcttgaagaagttgtGGATAATTTCACTGCTGCTGAATGAAACAACGATCAGATGTACATGAGTAGGCAAGCCTGCCTCATAGTGAACAGCAACATGTGAACAGTGTTGTTTGTCCTGTCTCTCGTACAAAACTTGACCACCAGCATGAACCTTGTCCAGGTTACGATACAGGCTAGGGGTAAACAATTTATAGTCAACGCCGAATCTAGCACCCTCAACAATAGACACGTCGTCGTGCTTGTCGCTAGCAATGTCAAGGGAACGAGAGTAGAAAGCGGACTTGTGGAGATTCTCAATGTATGATGGCAAGCTAACTGGTCCCCATTGTCCATCGGTTTTAATGAAGAGTTTGTGGTTGAATCTTGCCTTATCAACAATGTGAACACGGCACAAAAGTGGTCTGTCACCGACAGAGTAAATAAGAGAATAATAACCAAATACATCACCAGAAGAGGTCTCCCAGATGGTGTGTTCGCCATCAACAATCTTGCCGATAGA contains:
- a CDS encoding RNA recognition motif domain-containing protein (encoded by transcript BEWA_011600A) — translated: MLDSRFGNLNENHSLSTEDIDEIKRKIEQNPWNYELYKQAIYLSSLDNRKDLLNHFRIECFKHCVVDDQFWISFIEDRKEESDDDENIVNLYKTALDNEPSVEIWLSYLRYEREKCRKSADYANLRSLFESSLEAYGLHTLDGPQIWSYYRRFEQELLPKVQNEAYCSQLDRIRSLFYRQLELPLAGLSDLLDEYLVWEEELPSEYQKDTEFGKKQHKIGFDAWEQRKSFELKIQSEFHEVMNTNNMNSLWNDYIEFELKCGDYGKIMMVYQRALDDLGYERDDLWINYANYALRTSHSRSLLIYERASRHMPKSVSIWVNYMLVMATKSPRISDLISLFNASKTAVSDLSNLITLHITAADCIRRTNPGSISEFRNILSSGEELLSKSSDKQLESRGVYRILSYWSKYELKLLVKHSSSEYVNVISRFLTRYKDDPLCWLYLIDGVKSLDKHISDISDIINKIYTGLCSTTNIKLDIPEPCTVHTLIVWLYETALSIVSANELAEEYIDYVQTSGVVEDIKRAHMTVSTHNNAEPRTSTTLSLNNIILRRDRRRRKLETFSETSSDSGSYSNLLRKQNFSISYDCSTKIKSPKLTLKDLEMVTRATWDGCESADPSIAPAVPPNAPMPPPSSPVLSRLSSSRVSNCGSCSTPDFSPDLKYCKFDGMPSVPPINLQSPLLHLSESIIHTPFTLEAPGTLVNTTEYSDSLCSQDHMHPQTADSNYPLLPPLENKGHFLLSKDKESILAWVNRKEEVCTLWVSKLSYKVGEQNVLAFFSEFPGFKQVRMLRRGGSCYVEFESHEYAKNALEKAVGRRISGGTFRCEFSKPTKPLFEERVVFVKNITSKHIITKDSISILLENFFSNIGFVPSEIRFCTENSNSAGNRRVDSNNVDKDCRPVTLEGKGASTDGTEACKPIEKRNFSVGYCYVEFDREDAAREVIQKLINEIGWPLDCELEDVKFQVTPSIPMINKTSERVRKIEKKMPTTLSKDKTSRTVYITNLSYKTTEDELSSFFTKSCGPVKAVQICLDRMGKSRGYGFVEFCDERTAMDALLLSTLVLDDREILVSRSNRAIYKDSPKHSHKKRVISPNKQNYSRVKRKIDYKPGKDN
- a CDS encoding importin alpha, putative (encoded by transcript BEWA_011610A), with translation MFRSEERKKEYKKIFDDPRRKREDIQSQIRKQIRDINLQKRRSQGTASNPVEIGNVPQNIDIGNGLRGNNEDSLTSNLNWSPSELEHYANGLRSSDYNKQLACTKQFRKILSLEFDPPIEQVVNSGVVPIFIEFLTRNDAPELQFEAAWAITNIASGTHQQTKITTDHGAVPKLIALLESSQEEVREQAIWALGNIAGDSAECRDLVLGHGALKPLLFLLSNSQRESVIRNATWTISNLCRGKPKPLFEEVRPVIPYISRLIEHPDTEVLTDACWAFSYISDGSEEHIQSVIDSGACPRLIQLMDHVIPAVQTPSLRTVGNIATGNDAQTQVIVDYGCIPILYKLLFSEKKTIKKEACWTLSNIAAGTRDQIEAFLQSDVVEKLLELMDGDDFDIQREASWAICNAASGGDMKQAENLASRGCIKHICKILSTTDTKLIGVALRALDNILTLGQHIMETKELPRNPYATIVREVDAVRMLDVLQDSKVAAIYKKAGNILNRFFPEDRDFDEDFERSDIQFGSYVPEGGFQF
- a CDS encoding hypothetical protein (encoded by transcript BEWA_011620A); translated protein: MLFGAVIAPGNSVTPKNELANIVHLSQVCLNEPKSDEKTYVQLVDGDKVYNVCSLQKDVHEHATVDVFFSTMGGLKLTTKGGANEVHIIGYFEPEDNSFLSSSEEDEDDEEEEEESEDEQPASKRKASGKGSKK
- a CDS encoding hypothetical protein (encoded by transcript BEWA_011630A); the encoded protein is MKIVIKNGNKDIDTKPKKNALKVTNKTILKPNITKNVDRNLLNLAFDNSSTTDDRIEPTVRIESHQKNFNTKRLKLDEIEGKYYSDRSTKYLKNVDKELDPSLYLYDEYVDEDTVEKEATKFTYLGYSPDKIKDTNENNDNDVKNKQRTKEPQYMAKILDRARKRQIEREIALDKKLLEDELATNGAIAEVFVTGAYRKKLEERKQFELEQQKQNQFDAIHSNNGLSNFHKHLLSSGIAKRSAKGPK
- a CDS encoding DNA-directed RNA polymerase, putative (encoded by transcript BEWA_011640A), giving the protein MDDEEGRLFRCRRTCCEMLEDRGYFIPSQEKLETFAEFKARYESYDRTRSKMLLVASQKTASENKVLVFFADETKKTGVKPIRELTERMEDHDIHRAILVTQNVLTSFAKDAIMEASPRNIIENFMETELLVNITRHELVPKHVPLTMEEKQNLLQRYKVKENQIPRIQSADPVARYFGLSKGQVVKIIRPSETAGRYVTFRLVV
- a CDS encoding hypothetical protein (encoded by transcript BEWA_011650A), coding for MNIESIVSIRSIDGFTSARCYNTHVLTSSVTGALFQWDIETSNPILSHNIEKPLDFVLPYRVGTTSEYSSILLQSRGDISILDLKSCKIHHLVDAITTSFARISLLNYGSSTTPCIIVPCEKNIKVFDLRIECGGINSNVIHTINPPVIQTPKKSEIGMLHTCKQFSALGSSYILSTYESASIVIHDLRNLKEPALPVHYMDTFEAIPALSTWKDVVLIGDTGGLIHMYHVTHQDGIRHIKSSIPRDPENSPGISSLDIRNDGTIFAAGCWDRIVRIYETRSLSLKGVINKHYSNIIDASFDKTGNTLCTASKDGIANVLNVS